One stretch of Legionella birminghamensis DNA includes these proteins:
- a CDS encoding FecR family protein — translation MKKILLLIIIFSIGKAFAEPAALVLVASNKVIAQQGSKERALSRGSQVFTGDTIVTGPGAQAQIKYTDGSLVSIQENTSYQIVSYSSKQNVEFKTKLDKGAIEYTSSKKKKGSIKTPVVALAILGTQLQAIATPSNTYLNVKQGLVQGGNQLVGPGQQFSSGSFNSSGNFTPGPIPWNYNDTTQSNTNSAGTTDSSSASVTEGNTQIASETITLTTSVVESTTINSTVNNIVVQSQPQVVETIALAEIIAICP, via the coding sequence GTGAAAAAAATACTGCTGCTTATTATTATTTTCTCTATCGGGAAGGCCTTTGCTGAGCCTGCCGCGCTTGTTCTTGTTGCATCGAATAAGGTGATTGCACAGCAGGGAAGCAAGGAACGTGCTCTAAGTCGAGGCTCCCAGGTGTTTACCGGAGATACTATCGTTACCGGTCCCGGTGCACAGGCCCAGATAAAATATACGGACGGCTCACTGGTTAGCATACAAGAGAATACCAGCTACCAGATTGTCTCCTATTCCAGTAAGCAGAATGTAGAATTCAAGACAAAACTGGACAAAGGCGCCATCGAATACACTTCCAGCAAAAAGAAAAAAGGAAGTATTAAAACACCGGTAGTAGCACTCGCAATTTTAGGTACACAACTTCAGGCTATAGCGACACCAAGCAATACTTACCTGAATGTAAAACAGGGATTAGTACAGGGAGGCAACCAGCTTGTAGGGCCAGGACAGCAATTTTCGAGTGGTTCTTTCAATAGCAGCGGAAATTTTACACCAGGCCCGATTCCCTGGAACTATAATGATACCACCCAATCCAACACCAATTCTGCGGGGACTACAGATAGCAGCAGTGCATCCGTAACCGAAGGAAATACTCAGATTGCCTCGGAAACGATTACTCTTACCACATCAGTTGTTGAAAGTACCACAATCAACAGCACTGTGAATAACATTGTTGTTCAATCCCAACCGCAGGTGGTAGAGACGATTGCATTAGCCGAAATCATTGCCATTTGCCCCTGA
- a CDS encoding autotransporter outer membrane beta-barrel domain-containing protein gives MNKKIITNSLLCLLAFSEVHAAKAVNQDITASPSSKQKGYNLNGLYGYQNFKFNSTSDSNFNRFSGHLNLYMLGSNNIRLREDLNAGLSIYQVDSQVNSSLLLNPNFPSETHQVVRNNSVYGRLLKTIKPYLLLDVVGGLGHNSLSYSTLIAKNTEYQQQGRARSNSDNWFGGVNGIYSHSFRDWKFLGSIGVLYSQVNQDSFNYVFIPNNSTTRVPFLRNKSSFALENAELSYQLKDWVQPFVNAGLIQVLQFENNRSSISGEFLGALPEFNLDQNGYRAGGGLSFKYKQLTLRIEHQYSQRTDVYHSNLTMVSLNVNMA, from the coding sequence ATGAATAAAAAAATAATTACCAATTCACTTCTCTGTTTATTAGCTTTTTCAGAGGTCCATGCGGCAAAAGCTGTAAATCAAGATATAACTGCATCACCCAGTTCCAAACAAAAGGGTTATAATCTCAATGGACTTTATGGGTATCAAAACTTTAAATTTAATTCTACCAGCGATTCGAATTTTAACCGGTTTTCCGGGCATCTAAATTTATACATGCTGGGCAGCAATAATATTCGCCTGCGAGAGGATTTAAATGCAGGGCTCTCGATTTATCAAGTAGACAGCCAGGTGAATTCATCCCTACTGCTTAACCCAAATTTTCCCAGTGAAACGCATCAGGTTGTGCGTAACAACTCTGTTTATGGCCGACTGCTAAAAACGATTAAACCCTATCTCTTGCTCGATGTTGTAGGCGGTCTTGGACATAATTCGCTTAGTTATTCAACATTGATTGCAAAAAATACCGAATATCAACAGCAAGGCCGCGCGCGGAGTAATAGTGATAACTGGTTTGGCGGTGTTAATGGGATTTACAGCCATTCCTTCCGCGACTGGAAGTTTCTGGGAAGTATCGGTGTTTTATACAGCCAGGTTAATCAAGACAGTTTTAACTATGTTTTTATTCCAAATAACAGTACAACCAGGGTTCCATTTTTACGTAATAAATCGAGTTTTGCCCTTGAAAATGCCGAATTAAGTTATCAATTGAAAGATTGGGTGCAACCCTTTGTTAATGCTGGATTAATACAGGTATTACAGTTTGAAAACAATCGCTCCAGTATTTCGGGAGAATTCTTAGGCGCCTTGCCTGAGTTTAATCTCGACCAGAATGGTTATCGTGCAGGAGGCGGTTTATCATTCAAATATAAACAATTGACCCTGCGGATTGAACATCAGTACAGCCAACGAACTGATGTATACCATAGTAACCTGACAATGGTTTCCCTTAATGTGAATATGGCATAA
- the eda gene encoding bifunctional 4-hydroxy-2-oxoglutarate aldolase/2-dehydro-3-deoxy-phosphogluconate aldolase encodes MDSFKWELSAAEVFSASALIPVIVINELHSALPLAEALWAGGIRIMEITLRSDAALEAIHLLSREMQSMLIGAGTVLNASQLEQAEAAGAAFALSPGSTPDLLAAGAASSIPLIPGVSNVSDIMLAMDAGYSHFKFFPAAAIGGTAALKSIYGPLPGAVFCPTGGINETNCLDYLALPNVQCVGGSWIVPEKAVHERDWPLITALSKKACAIIKM; translated from the coding sequence ATGGATTCTTTTAAATGGGAATTGTCAGCGGCGGAGGTTTTTTCGGCCAGTGCATTAATTCCGGTGATTGTAATTAATGAGCTGCATAGTGCTTTGCCGCTGGCGGAGGCTTTATGGGCGGGTGGCATACGCATCATGGAGATAACGCTTCGCAGCGATGCAGCACTTGAAGCAATTCACTTGCTAAGCAGGGAAATGCAGTCAATGCTAATTGGCGCCGGTACGGTGCTAAATGCTTCACAACTGGAGCAGGCAGAAGCTGCTGGTGCGGCTTTTGCGCTTAGTCCGGGAAGCACACCCGATTTGCTCGCGGCTGGTGCAGCCTCTTCAATTCCCCTCATTCCTGGCGTATCGAATGTCTCGGATATTATGCTGGCTATGGATGCAGGGTACAGTCATTTTAAATTTTTCCCCGCTGCGGCAATTGGCGGAACCGCTGCATTGAAATCTATTTACGGGCCTTTACCAGGCGCTGTTTTTTGCCCCACAGGGGGGATTAATGAAACGAACTGTCTGGACTATCTGGCATTGCCTAATGTACAGTGTGTTGGAGGTTCCTGGATTGTGCCTGAAAAAGCAGTTCACGAAAGAGACTGGCCGCTTATTACAGCGTTGAGTAAGAAGGCCTGCGCAATAATTAAAATGTAG
- a CDS encoding beta-propeller fold lactonase family protein has product MLKNLFLKTVFLFLALSTPLAHAKGYFEFIPLTPTSAEIPADSQVTIKYRLVNHSKTAHKLQMVPVTGITQLIEGKNSCEQPISLPAGKSCILNLKIIGSELPKAIHTGPLLCQFDSDDSANPSFCVQPLAKDRMLALKPVSENQALLSIPQHSDYCYGKKNLTACVIQMTATSGVPGTLTLFNNSFRTTASNIHAILPASWTDVSQNVTGCAVLPPRSSCTLYFYPGNMVHPPTSVQIVGTNATTTTVTMAVIAPTSLNISVSGSPLQIAPGDTQSLTITNNSGFPAFDIHSDFTGTALAGNISETANNCSAVAPGGSCTISFTAGTTAIPSTDFPIFGTNTIIATANITIQSAYVYVPNGASLSSGITQCAINAATGQLTGCNNYQASTRQPIGIAFNPARTIAYITNQSPDVVTQSLAKCDVTPGSGVFVNCIDGGATGLSFPQQVTLNPAGTFAYIANFTGTVTVCTINSPSGTLSGCVNSGGAIPAAGGIAINSAGTLAYITSLSTNTVRICNINSVTGLLSGCFISGATGLNGVRGIAFNSTGTIAYITNQNISKIIQCNVDSFTGNLMGCVDSGTSTVLNPMGIALDTINNRAYISNLVIGGAVTVCNINSLTGNLESCMNSGATLLQGPAYLVAG; this is encoded by the coding sequence ATGCTCAAGAACTTATTTTTAAAGACAGTATTTTTATTTCTGGCTCTGTCAACTCCCTTAGCGCATGCTAAAGGTTATTTCGAGTTCATACCCTTAACCCCCACTTCTGCGGAAATTCCTGCTGATAGTCAGGTCACAATAAAATATCGTTTGGTAAATCATTCAAAGACAGCGCACAAACTCCAAATGGTGCCTGTCACAGGAATAACACAGCTTATCGAGGGAAAGAATAGCTGCGAGCAACCCATTTCACTCCCAGCGGGAAAATCCTGCATTCTAAATTTAAAAATAATAGGTTCTGAATTGCCTAAGGCCATTCATACAGGCCCATTGCTTTGCCAGTTTGATTCGGATGATAGTGCAAACCCCTCTTTTTGTGTTCAACCGCTTGCCAAAGACCGCATGCTTGCCCTAAAGCCGGTATCTGAGAATCAAGCCCTTCTTTCTATACCTCAACACAGCGACTATTGTTACGGCAAAAAGAATCTTACGGCCTGCGTCATTCAAATGACAGCTACCTCAGGTGTTCCTGGTACATTGACCCTATTCAACAATTCATTCAGAACAACAGCCTCCAATATTCATGCAATTTTACCAGCCAGTTGGACGGATGTGAGTCAAAATGTGACCGGATGCGCAGTTTTACCTCCCCGTTCAAGCTGTACGCTTTATTTTTACCCCGGAAACATGGTCCACCCCCCCACTTCTGTCCAGATTGTAGGGACAAATGCCACCACAACTACTGTTACCATGGCGGTAATTGCCCCAACATCATTGAATATCTCAGTTTCTGGCTCTCCACTGCAGATAGCTCCAGGGGATACTCAATCGCTTACAATAACAAATAACTCCGGCTTTCCGGCCTTTGATATTCATTCGGACTTTACCGGAACAGCCCTTGCGGGCAATATCAGCGAGACAGCCAATAATTGCTCAGCAGTTGCGCCCGGTGGAAGTTGTACAATAAGCTTTACGGCAGGAACAACTGCCATTCCTTCCACTGATTTTCCCATTTTTGGCACAAATACAATCATTGCGACTGCCAATATAACTATACAATCAGCTTATGTGTATGTTCCAAATGGTGCTAGCTTGAGCAGCGGAATAACCCAATGTGCCATAAATGCTGCAACAGGCCAGCTTACAGGCTGCAACAATTATCAGGCGTCAACCAGACAACCCATTGGCATAGCTTTTAACCCAGCTCGAACAATCGCCTATATTACAAACCAGTCTCCTGATGTTGTTACCCAATCCCTTGCTAAATGCGACGTTACCCCAGGCTCCGGTGTTTTTGTCAATTGCATTGATGGCGGGGCTACCGGGCTTTCATTCCCTCAGCAAGTTACTCTTAATCCGGCTGGAACATTTGCCTATATTGCAAACTTCACAGGTACTGTTACTGTTTGCACCATAAACTCTCCTTCGGGCACTCTTAGTGGATGTGTCAATTCTGGAGGGGCGATTCCCGCAGCAGGGGGGATTGCAATCAACTCAGCAGGAACCTTAGCGTATATTACAAGCCTGAGTACAAACACAGTTCGCATTTGTAATATCAACTCCGTTACAGGCCTGTTAAGTGGCTGTTTTATTTCCGGAGCAACAGGGCTCAACGGGGTTCGTGGAATTGCATTCAACTCTACTGGAACGATTGCATATATCACCAATCAAAATATCTCGAAGATCATTCAATGCAATGTGGACAGTTTTACCGGAAATCTTATGGGATGCGTGGACTCTGGAACCAGTACTGTTCTTAACCCAATGGGTATCGCACTGGACACTATTAATAACCGCGCCTATATCAGCAATTTGGTTATTGGCGGCGCAGTAACCGTATGTAATATTAATTCTCTAACGGGTAATTTGGAGTCTTGTATGAACTCTGGTGCAACACTTTTACAAGGTCCCGCGTACTTGGTTGCTGGTTAA
- a CDS encoding CHASE2 domain-containing protein: MLKHLKKKWIQFGIGFLLLAFVFALQKKVFPYLDQFIIRSNSFIYDQILHLTVGNKSLPHRVVIIDIDDKSTQIEGRWPWPRDKFVTLLDNLKKAGVVVMAFDIVLSEAEINFAQGLEHKLQQLNNQPLSRELIPLLSKAIPLVDNDKAFAKVLSENEVILGFLFHDDSEVKKPALPAPLSLSKTNPADIMKLNLFHFSGYNGILPLFLEAAHHAGFVSNVPDLDGSVRHGLLLATYNNRLYASLALSTVMRFLLTDSIDLLTHTVQGKEELYGLNVGGIFIPTNSKGQLLIPFWGNPGTIPTYSATDIIQNKVSAQELSGTIALLGSTMVLLGDLHQAPLSQNFPGVEMNANIITGILEKQISSQFDWHTNKGVGIILTVGILLALLFPFLGPILLPLLFIIFISLILFVSYLVFNYKSIYVAPGFLLSLITLQALANFIYSFIQERRHKNRIKQLFGQYIPPSYMKEITDHPEQAHLEGESREMTVFFADIRGFTTLSESLDATELKRLLNSFFTPITNIIFDNQGTIDKYVGDMVMAFWGAPLHDDEHCQHAVKAALAIKAKLPEINLQLNQLNLPEVKIGMGLSTGIMNVGDMGSKFRLSYTVIGETVNLASRLQDLTKFYHVDILVPEMTRRNQEDILWLPVDKVIVKGSHKAVTIYEPQGYYADIPQETVDEIQDYEQALQSYYKQDWLNSKMAFEQLISRFPERYIYRMYLERINGFINNPPPANWDGAYIHIHK, from the coding sequence TTGTTAAAACATTTGAAGAAAAAATGGATACAGTTTGGCATCGGTTTCCTATTACTGGCTTTTGTTTTTGCGTTGCAAAAAAAAGTATTCCCCTATCTAGATCAGTTTATTATCCGCAGCAACAGCTTTATTTATGATCAGATCTTGCATTTGACCGTCGGCAATAAAAGTCTGCCACATCGCGTCGTTATTATTGATATAGATGACAAGTCTACCCAGATCGAGGGAAGATGGCCCTGGCCAAGAGATAAATTCGTTACCCTTCTCGACAATTTAAAAAAGGCCGGGGTTGTTGTAATGGCATTTGATATTGTTTTATCAGAGGCGGAAATTAATTTTGCACAGGGACTGGAGCACAAGCTGCAACAACTGAATAATCAACCTTTGTCCCGCGAATTAATCCCTTTACTGTCAAAGGCCATTCCATTAGTGGATAACGATAAGGCGTTTGCAAAGGTATTATCAGAGAACGAGGTTATACTTGGCTTTCTCTTTCATGATGATTCGGAGGTAAAGAAACCTGCCCTGCCTGCCCCATTGTCCCTCAGCAAAACCAATCCAGCGGATATCATGAAGCTCAATCTTTTTCATTTTTCAGGCTACAATGGAATCCTGCCTTTATTTCTTGAAGCGGCTCATCATGCCGGATTCGTTAGCAATGTTCCCGACCTGGATGGTTCAGTCCGCCATGGCCTACTACTGGCCACTTACAATAACCGTCTTTACGCCAGTCTTGCCCTCTCTACGGTCATGCGCTTTCTATTAACTGACAGCATTGATTTACTGACTCATACAGTTCAGGGGAAAGAAGAACTGTATGGCCTGAATGTCGGTGGTATATTTATTCCCACCAACTCCAAGGGGCAGTTGCTGATTCCCTTTTGGGGGAACCCTGGAACAATTCCCACTTATTCAGCCACTGATATAATACAAAACAAAGTATCTGCCCAGGAGCTATCAGGAACCATTGCGCTATTGGGTTCGACAATGGTTTTGCTGGGGGATCTGCATCAGGCACCTCTGTCACAAAACTTCCCAGGCGTTGAAATGAACGCCAATATTATTACAGGTATTCTCGAGAAACAGATAAGCAGCCAGTTTGATTGGCATACCAATAAAGGAGTAGGGATTATCCTGACAGTGGGGATTCTGTTGGCTCTGTTATTTCCATTTTTAGGCCCCATTCTTCTCCCGCTATTATTTATTATTTTCATTAGCCTGATTTTATTTGTCAGTTACCTGGTCTTTAATTATAAAAGTATTTATGTCGCGCCGGGTTTTCTCCTGTCCTTAATTACGCTTCAGGCACTGGCTAATTTTATTTATTCTTTTATTCAGGAACGCCGCCACAAGAATAGAATTAAACAGTTATTTGGCCAGTATATTCCTCCTTCGTACATGAAGGAGATTACGGATCATCCCGAACAAGCACATCTTGAAGGTGAATCACGGGAAATGACTGTTTTCTTTGCTGACATCCGCGGATTTACAACCTTGAGCGAATCACTGGATGCGACTGAGCTCAAACGTTTGTTAAACAGTTTTTTTACGCCCATCACGAATATTATCTTCGATAATCAGGGAACTATCGATAAATATGTAGGGGATATGGTAATGGCCTTCTGGGGAGCTCCATTGCATGATGATGAACATTGCCAGCATGCAGTCAAAGCAGCTTTAGCCATTAAAGCCAAACTGCCTGAAATCAACCTTCAGCTAAACCAGCTTAATTTGCCAGAGGTTAAGATTGGAATGGGACTTAGTACCGGTATCATGAATGTCGGCGATATGGGATCGAAGTTTCGCCTGTCTTATACCGTTATTGGTGAAACGGTTAATTTGGCTTCACGTCTACAGGATTTAACGAAATTTTATCATGTTGATATTCTTGTCCCTGAAATGACCCGCCGAAACCAGGAAGACATCCTTTGGCTGCCGGTCGATAAAGTGATCGTGAAAGGCTCTCATAAAGCAGTGACAATTTACGAGCCCCAGGGGTATTATGCTGATATTCCACAAGAAACTGTTGATGAGATTCAGGATTATGAACAAGCTTTGCAAAGTTATTATAAACAGGATTGGTTAAACTCAAAAATGGCATTTGAACAACTTATTTCCCGTTTCCCAGAGCGATATATTTACCGTATGTATCTGGAACGCATAAACGGGTTTATAAATAATCCTCCTCCTGCAAACTGGGATGGGGCTTATATTCATATACATAAATAA
- a CDS encoding glycoside hydrolase family 15 protein, producing the protein MKRILLIVGFITFVSNAVASVFTPDEINALKNNFAANITQEGAIMASPSRSNPNYYYDWARDSAISMNLIASWYEQSRDQASKQRLLSYVSWVERLQHQNDPLPGQDILGEPKFYMPDSPLAAQPYTGPWGRPQNDGPAIRAMTLIRFANSLLVDGESAYVREHLYSQGLNPDDMGTIKMDLEYTAHHWQDKNFDLWEEVLGDHFFTAMVQRKALLEGSVFARQLDDPLAAQYYSEQARLIEKRLYKHIDCQNNIIQATLPPHDGPQKTSELDSAVILGVLLGNTHDDVFSPRAASVKHTVKALREQFKSLYPINEQYENALLFGRYPGDTYDGYVNNGQGNPWFILTATIAEYYYTLAQEELAHKHNRDIVEHYIQTGDAYLRLVKDYAPDMLMSEQINLVTGAQQGAYSLTWSYVAVLRAIQAREALDN; encoded by the coding sequence ATGAAAAGGATTTTATTGATCGTAGGGTTTATAACATTTGTCAGCAATGCAGTGGCCTCGGTTTTCACCCCAGACGAAATCAATGCGCTTAAGAATAATTTCGCTGCGAATATCACACAGGAAGGTGCAATTATGGCCTCTCCTTCGCGCAGTAATCCCAATTACTACTACGACTGGGCGCGTGATTCTGCAATTTCAATGAACCTGATAGCATCCTGGTATGAGCAGTCGCGGGATCAAGCTAGCAAACAACGTTTATTGAGTTACGTCAGTTGGGTCGAACGACTCCAGCACCAGAATGATCCCTTACCCGGCCAGGATATTTTGGGCGAACCTAAATTCTATATGCCTGACAGCCCGTTAGCAGCCCAACCCTATACAGGCCCCTGGGGTCGTCCTCAAAATGATGGCCCTGCAATACGTGCAATGACACTGATTCGATTTGCAAATAGCCTATTAGTTGATGGCGAAAGCGCTTATGTACGGGAGCATCTCTATTCTCAGGGCTTAAATCCTGATGATATGGGTACAATTAAAATGGATCTGGAATATACCGCCCATCATTGGCAGGATAAAAATTTTGATCTTTGGGAGGAGGTGTTGGGCGATCATTTCTTCACCGCAATGGTACAAAGAAAAGCGTTGCTTGAAGGATCTGTCTTTGCAAGACAGCTTGATGATCCGCTCGCCGCCCAGTATTACTCTGAACAGGCCCGATTGATTGAGAAACGCCTCTATAAACACATAGACTGTCAAAACAACATTATTCAGGCGACCTTGCCTCCTCATGACGGCCCACAAAAAACATCCGAGCTGGATAGCGCAGTTATATTGGGAGTGCTGTTGGGCAATACCCATGACGATGTATTTTCGCCTCGGGCGGCTTCTGTTAAACACACTGTTAAAGCACTTAGAGAGCAGTTTAAATCGCTGTACCCTATTAACGAACAATATGAAAATGCGCTTTTATTCGGTCGATATCCCGGAGACACTTATGATGGTTATGTAAATAACGGCCAAGGGAATCCCTGGTTTATTCTTACAGCGACCATAGCAGAATATTATTATACACTTGCCCAGGAAGAGTTGGCTCATAAGCATAACAGGGATATCGTAGAGCATTATATTCAGACAGGTGACGCTTATTTACGCCTTGTTAAGGACTATGCACCCGATATGTTGATGAGTGAACAAATTAACCTGGTGACAGGCGCGCAGCAAGGTGCTTATTCTCTCACCTGGAGCTATGTTGCCGTATTAAGGGCAATACAGGCAAGAGAGGCTTTGGACAACTAA
- a CDS encoding sugar porter family MFS transporter, with protein MALLVAIIGSLAGFLFGYDEGIIAGSLALVKEHFALSHTDVGIMTSALPFGALLGSMLIGILLVSRLVKYFGRRTALSAAGLLFFLGALGASLAAEEWVLIVSRFILGVAIGTAAVITPLYLAETAPEKWRGAMVAIYQLAITIGIVCAYSINYLLIEQNAWRAMFASSAIPAALLTIFILFLPESPRWLYSVGRKKEAANALQRLRKESSSHELQHIELTLSREPHKQGWKQLFSRSMLPVLSLGMMLFCLQQLSGINVIIYYAPEIFKNLGFNNATGQILATMGIGLVNMLVTIGAIFWVDKLGRRKLLLIGFSGAFISLFALSLFSFYQTSLIASLSIICLTVYIFSFAISIGPIPHISMSEIFPLHVRGAGMGLSSISNWGFNTLVVFSFPLLQAGIGIEYTFALYGAICFFGLIYTYYFMPETKNMSLETIEDYLMSGKPLKELGRSDAGSEVFGDGLARG; from the coding sequence ATGGCATTATTAGTTGCAATTATTGGATCATTAGCAGGTTTTTTATTTGGTTACGATGAAGGGATCATTGCCGGCTCTCTGGCATTGGTAAAAGAGCATTTTGCCCTTAGCCATACCGATGTTGGGATAATGACCTCGGCCTTGCCTTTTGGTGCACTACTTGGTTCGATGCTGATAGGTATTCTGCTGGTATCCCGACTGGTAAAATATTTTGGCAGGAGAACGGCATTGTCGGCTGCGGGACTGCTGTTTTTTCTTGGTGCCCTTGGCGCTTCACTTGCTGCCGAAGAGTGGGTGTTGATTGTTTCGCGTTTTATTCTGGGTGTTGCCATAGGTACTGCCGCAGTGATTACACCCCTGTACCTGGCAGAAACTGCACCAGAAAAATGGCGGGGTGCAATGGTGGCTATTTATCAGCTGGCCATTACCATCGGAATTGTTTGTGCCTATTCCATTAATTATTTATTAATAGAGCAAAATGCCTGGCGTGCGATGTTTGCCTCAAGTGCTATTCCAGCAGCTCTCCTGACAATTTTTATTTTGTTTTTGCCGGAATCTCCGCGCTGGCTATATAGTGTGGGCAGAAAAAAAGAAGCAGCGAATGCATTGCAGCGTCTTAGAAAAGAAAGCAGCAGCCATGAGTTGCAGCATATTGAGTTGACTTTGAGCCGGGAGCCGCATAAACAGGGCTGGAAGCAATTGTTCAGCCGTTCAATGCTGCCGGTTTTATCGCTGGGCATGATGTTGTTCTGCCTGCAGCAATTAAGCGGTATTAATGTCATCATCTATTATGCGCCCGAAATTTTTAAGAATCTCGGGTTTAATAATGCAACTGGGCAAATTCTTGCTACGATGGGAATTGGTCTGGTAAATATGCTGGTGACTATTGGCGCCATATTCTGGGTGGATAAATTAGGAAGGCGAAAACTACTGTTAATCGGTTTTTCTGGTGCCTTTATTAGTCTTTTCGCTTTAAGTTTGTTTTCTTTTTATCAGACCTCCCTGATTGCATCGCTCTCCATAATCTGTCTTACGGTTTATATTTTCTCCTTTGCAATCAGTATTGGCCCAATCCCTCACATTTCTATGTCCGAAATTTTCCCACTGCATGTACGAGGGGCAGGGATGGGTTTGTCCTCCATAAGCAATTGGGGTTTTAATACCCTGGTCGTGTTTAGTTTCCCACTTTTACAAGCGGGCATTGGTATTGAATATACATTCGCCCTCTATGGTGCAATTTGTTTCTTTGGATTAATTTATACCTATTATTTTATGCCTGAAACTAAAAATATGAGTCTTGAAACGATTGAGGATTATTTGATGAGCGGCAAGCCACTGAAAGAGTTGGGACGCTCGGATGCTGGTTCTGAGGTGTTTGGGGATGGATTAGCTCGAGGCTAA
- the glk gene encoding glucokinase: MPRVSENYAIVADIGGTNARFCRVELNSLTIDQIKILSCADYRGIEDAWIHYLETSSVKVVSQAAIAIACPVNNEIIRMTNSHWQFSRELIKQKLDLKQLYILNDFTATAMCLPVLAAEHRLQIGNGLAESGQNKLVLGAGTGLGVAQLISSAHGFMPLAGEGGHADWAVQTEQEWFIHQYLSRKYGHVSSERILSGTGLEDIYTALAAYHGKREQSLSAAEIAQMALSNSCSLASAVVKQFFASLGGFAGNLALTTNAFGGVYLAGGIVPKLLPLLVESEFRERFEDKGRFREFNQKIATFVITAEQPGLLGAAAYLKQRMVEDGFF, from the coding sequence ATGCCCAGAGTATCAGAAAACTACGCTATTGTTGCCGATATTGGTGGTACGAATGCGCGATTTTGCCGGGTTGAACTCAATAGCCTGACAATTGATCAGATTAAAATTTTATCTTGTGCCGATTATCGCGGAATAGAAGATGCCTGGATACATTATCTGGAAACATCGAGTGTAAAAGTTGTCTCTCAGGCAGCTATTGCTATTGCTTGTCCTGTTAATAACGAAATCATTCGCATGACCAACTCCCACTGGCAGTTTTCAAGAGAGTTAATAAAGCAGAAACTCGACCTTAAACAGCTGTATATACTGAATGACTTTACTGCTACCGCGATGTGTTTGCCTGTATTAGCAGCAGAACATCGATTGCAGATTGGTAATGGCTTGGCTGAGTCCGGGCAGAATAAGTTAGTACTTGGGGCTGGAACCGGATTGGGTGTTGCGCAGCTTATTTCCTCTGCCCATGGATTTATGCCCTTGGCAGGGGAGGGAGGGCACGCCGATTGGGCCGTACAAACTGAGCAGGAATGGTTTATTCATCAATATTTATCACGCAAGTATGGGCATGTTTCTTCCGAGCGTATTTTATCCGGTACTGGATTAGAGGATATCTATACTGCACTGGCGGCATATCATGGGAAACGGGAACAGTCATTATCGGCTGCTGAAATTGCCCAAATGGCCCTCAGCAATTCTTGCAGTCTTGCCTCTGCTGTTGTAAAACAGTTTTTTGCAAGTCTGGGAGGTTTTGCAGGCAATCTGGCCTTAACGACCAATGCTTTTGGCGGTGTGTATCTGGCTGGAGGGATTGTCCCTAAGCTCCTGCCGCTACTGGTTGAGAGCGAGTTTCGCGAGCGTTTCGAAGATAAAGGGCGTTTCAGAGAGTTTAATCAAAAAATTGCAACATTCGTTATTACTGCAGAACAACCTGGATTGCTGGGAGCCGCTGCGTACTTAAAACAAAGGATGGTTGAGGATGGATTCTTTTAA